A part of Bacillus rossius redtenbacheri isolate Brsri chromosome 1, Brsri_v3, whole genome shotgun sequence genomic DNA contains:
- the LOC134529837 gene encoding uncharacterized protein LOC134529837, translating to MSGGDSTPKLSKSDLEELLHSKVDSFKTSALTAPGENYGSTMLLVDVMLPPDCRKLSIAAKLVPASPHMRKMFNIQDTVRKEISMYLLARPELCAVQRESGIPEDLVLDVIPKCYGARTTRNGDIDLPVDESSAILLENLKASGYQLVDRIVGMDLKHTEHVVTRLARLQATAIAIKLKKPSVFKNILLKTAFYVSNAPPPGEKGPIDSIDALSSMPLIAQHKENLKAVIKKGLELRQMKNAPAPREPFATLVHDDLWTNNIMVSYSGDGNISGLKILDFQSVMYGSPAIDLLFFLFTSTNLDMTKKECDRFIQMYYHEFVDWLELLGCDTKPFSYRTFLDELKSEGFVTFVHVFFMLRIICLHASKAPDLTKPSEFDRIFTDNSGYDDIYFKKTERLVKEFMDRNWI from the coding sequence ATGTCGGGCGGCGACAGCACACCGAAGCTCTCCAAATCCGACCTGGAGGAGCTGCTGCACAGCAAGGTGGACTCCTTCAAGACCTCCGCGCTGACGGCCCCAGGGGAGAACTACGGGAGCACCATGCTGCTGGTGGATGTCATGCTCCCACCTGACTGTAGGAAGCTCTCGATCGCAGCCAAGCTGGTGCCGGCATCCCCACACATGCGCAAGATGTTCAACATCCAAGACACGGTGCGCAAGGAGATAAGCATGTACCTGCTGGCCAGGCCCGAGCTGTGCGCCGTCCAGAGAGAGAGCGGCATTCCGGAGGACCTGGTGCTTGACGTGATTCCCAAGTGCTACGGAGCGCGCACGACGAGGAACGGCGATATCGATCTCCCGGTCGATGAGAGCTCCGCCATACTGTTGGAGAACCTCAAAGCATCCGGCTACCAGCTCGTGGATCGCATCGTCGGGATGGACCTGAAACACACTGAGCACGTGGTGACCCGCCTGGCACGTCTGCAGGCAACAGCCATAGCGATCAAGCTGAAGAAGCCCAGTGTATTCAAGAATATCTTGCTCAAGACGGCTTTCTACGTAAGCAACGCACCACCACCAGGAGAAAAGGGCCCCATAGACTCCATAGATGCCCTGTCAAGCATGCCTTTAATCGCTCAGCATAAGGAAAATCTGAAGGCAGTGATCAAAAAAGGTTTGGAACTGAGACAAATGAAGAATGCCCCTGCACCGAGAGAACCTTTCGCCACGCTCGTGCACGATGATTTATGGACGAACAACATAATGGTATCGTACAGCGGAGATGGAAATATAAGCGGACTGAAGATTTTGGATTTTCAGTCGGTCATGTACGGATCCCCAGCGATAGACTTGTTGTTTTTCTTGTTCACCTCCACAAACCTCGACATGACGAAGAAAGAATGCGACAGGTTCATTCAAATGTACTATCACGAGTTTGTGGATTGGTTGGAACTCCTTGGCTGCGATACCAAACCATTTTCTTACAGGACATTTCTGGACGAACTCAAGTCCGAAGGTTTTGTGACGTTTGTACACGTTTTTTTCATGTTGCGGATAATATGTCTCCATGCGAGCAAAGCACCCGATCTTACAAAACCTTCGGAATTCGACAGAATATTCACAGACAATAGTGGCTATGACGATATATACTTCAAGAAGACCGAACGGCTTGTGAAAGAATTCATGGACAGGAATTGGATATGA